A DNA window from Castanea sativa cultivar Marrone di Chiusa Pesio chromosome 7, ASM4071231v1 contains the following coding sequences:
- the LOC142642724 gene encoding pentatricopeptide repeat-containing protein At4g39530 — protein MSMSMRKHWQLTYQHYHLTLRHCSNKHHAFHFHSSTTLSPLPHLLQPLPRRAKSHQFAHFLQLPIPPSHSHNPILYYQTLHAQLVVSGFHNQVFLANILLHCYSKCSLLRDARLLFDVMSQRNLISWSSLVSMYTRHGFNQQAFIVFTEFLTSCDENPNEYILASVFRACSQLGGVYEGAQLHGFVVKTGFEQDVYVGTSLIDFYAKNGDLDEARLVFDVLAEKTAVTWTTIITGYTKSGRGEVSLQLFDQMRETDVVPDKYVLSSVLSACSMLEFLDGGKQIHAYVLRRGAEMDVSVTNVLIDFYAKCGLVYTARNLFDMMVVKNMIAWTTMIAGYMKNSFNLEAMKLFAEVAGLGWKPDGFACTSVLTSCGSLEALEHGRQVHGYTIKANLEYDNFVKNGLIDMYAKCKSLTDARRVFEGMADHNVVSYNAMIEGYSSEEKLHEALDLFRKMRLRLLPPSLLTFVSLLGASAALLTLELSKQIHSLIIKYGVSLDVFAGSALIDVYSKCSCIRDARLVFNEINEKDIVVWNAMFFGYTQQLENEEALKLYSELQLSKKTPNEFTFAALITAASNLASLQHGQQLHNQVIKLGVDSDPFVSNSLVDMYAKCGCIKEAHKTFTSTFWRDVVCWNSMISTYAQHGEAEDALQMFKGMIDEGVKPNYVTFVGVLSACSHAGLVEDGLRHFESMAHFGIEPGTDHYTCIVSLLGRAGRLTEAREFIDKMPIKPAAVVWRSLLSACRVAGNVDIGRYAAEMAISVDPTDSGSYILLSNIFASKGMWEDVKRLRKRMDFNGVVKEPGSSWIELNKDVHSFIARDRAHSKANLIYSVLDNLILQIKGVGYVPDTFMLLMTD, from the coding sequence ATGAGTATGAGTATGAGAAAGCATTGGCAATTGACATACCAGCACTACCACCTAACATTAAGACATTGTTCTAACAAACATCACGCTTTCCACTTCCACTCTTCCACCACCTTATCACCGCTACCTCATCTTCTGCAACCTCTTCCACGCCGAGCCAAAAGCCACCAATTTGCCCACTTTTTGCAATTGCCAATACCCCCATCACACTCACACAACCCCATTTTGTATTACCAGACACTTCACGCTCAACTTGTCGTCTCTGGCTTTCATAACCAAGTCTTTCTTGCCAACATTCTCCTTCACTGCTACTCTAAATGTAGTCTTCTACGTGATGCACGCTTGTTGTTCGATGTAATGTCtcaaaggaatttgatttcTTGGTCTTCATTGGTATCTATGTACACCCGACATGGTTTTAATCAACAAGCCTTCATTGTGTTTACCGAATTTCTCACAAGTTGTGATGAGAATCCCAATGAGTATATTTTAGCAAGTGTTTTTCGGGCTTGTTCGCAATTAGGTGGAGTTTATGAAGGTGCCCAGCTGCATGGTTTTGTTGTTAAGACTGGTTTTGAACAAGATGTCTATGTGGGTACCtctttgattgatttttatGCTAAGAATGGTGATTTGGATGAAGCAAGATTGGTTTTTGATGTTTTGGCAGAGAAGACTGCGGTTACTTGGACTACAATCATAACGGGGTACACGAAAAGTGGAAGAGGTGAAGTATCTTTGCAGTTGTTTGATCAAATGAGAGAAACTGATGTTGTTCCTGATAAATATGTGCTCTCAAGTGTTTTGAGTGCGTGTTCAATGCTTGAGTTTCTTGATGGAGGGAAGCAAATTCATGCTTATGTGTTGAGGCGGGGAGCGGAGATGGATGTTTCGGTAACTAATGTGCTTATAGATTTCTATGCAAAGTGTGGCTTAGTTTATACAGCACGAAATTTATTTGATATGATGGTGGTCAAGAATATGATAGCCTGGACCACAATGATTGCAGGGTACATGAAAAATTCATTCAATTTGGAGGCCATGAAGCTGTTTGCTGAAGTGGCCGGATTGGGTTGGAAGCCTGATGGATTTGCTTGTACTAGTGTTCTCACTTCATGTGGTTCACTTGAGGCTTTAGAACATGGGAGACAAGTGCATGGTTACACTATTAAGGCAAACCTTGAGTATGataattttgtgaaaaatggTTTGATCGATATGTATGCAAAATGCAAATCATTGACTGATGCAAGAAGAGTCTTTGAAGGTATGGCTGATCATAACGTGGTATCTTACAATGCTATGATAGAAGGATACTCAAGCGAAGAGAAGTTGCATGAAGCATTGGATCTTTTCCGCAAGATGAGGCTTAGATTGTTACCACCAAGCCTCTTGACGTTTGTAAGCCTTCTTGGTGCATCGGCTGCACTATTGACATTAGAACTGAGTAAGCAAATTCACAGCCTGATCATCAAGTATGGGGTCTCCCTGGATGTATTTGCTGGCAGTGCTCTGATAGATGTTTATTCCAAGTGTTCTTGTATAAGGGATGctaggcttgtatttaacgagataaatgaaaaagataTTGTAGTATGGAATGCAATGTTTTTCGGATATACTCAACAGTTGGAAAACGAAGAGGCTCTCAAACTCTACTCAGAATTACAGTTGTCAAAGAAAACACCTAATGAATTCACTTTTGCTGCATTGATCACTGCAGCCAGTAACCTAGCAAGTCTCCAGCATGGTCAACAGTTACATAACCAAGTCATAAAGCTGGGAGTAGATTCTGACCCTTTTGTTTCAAATTCCCTTGTGGATATGTATGCTAAGTGTGGATGTATAAAAGAGGCCCACAAAACGTTTACTTCCACATTTTGGAGAGACGTTGTGTGTTGGAATTCCATGATCTCGACATATGCACAGCACGGGGAAGCAGAAGACGCTCTTCAGATGTTTAAAGGGATGATAGATGAGGGAGTAAAGCCCAATTATGTCACATTTGTGGGTGTGCTCTCAGCATGTAGCCATGCGGGGCTTGTAGAAGATGGGCTTCGTCACTTTGAATCAATGGCGCATTTTGGAATTGAACCGGGAACAGATCATTATACTTGCATAGTTTCTCTCTTGGGTCGAGCAGGTAGACTCACTGAGGCAAGGGAATTTATTGATAAAATGCCAATAAAACCAGCAGCAGTAGTATGGAGGAGCTTGCTCAGTGCGTGTAGAGTTGCTGGTAATGTTGATATTGGGAGATATGCAGCTGAGATGGCAATTTCAGTTGATCCAACAGATAGTGGATCATACATTTTACTTTCTAACATTTTTGCATCTAAAGGTATGTGGGAAGATGTCAAAAGGCTGAGGAAAAGAATGGACTTTAATGGGGTGGTAAAAGAACCCGGAAGCAGTTGGATCGAACTGAATAAAGACGTTCACTCATTTATTGCAAGGGATAGAGCTCACAGCAAGGCCAATCTTATTTATTCAGTTTTGGACAATTTAATTCTGCAGATCAAAGGGGTTGGTTATGTGCCTGACACTTTTATGCTTCTCATGACTGATTAA